Part of the Methanobacterium paludis genome is shown below.
AAGTAATTAAAACATTTACATTGTTTCTACTGAATAGATAAGCGAAGATGAATGCTATGACAAACATAGAAATGAATATATCTCTGACTTCATGAGATGTGAATTTTACCATAATTTAAGAAGCTTGTTTTTCACATATAATGATTTCCATAGTTAAGACTTAAACCCAATTATACCCATAATTTACAATAGATAATAAGTATTTATAAAAAGTTAACAAATCAATGCAAAGACAGTCCGATCCATCTTAAAATGAGGAAGGACTTTATAAACTTTAAATCATATAATAAAAAGCAGAACTAAAGGCTATTAGAATATTGGGATGGATAATATGACAATAAAATGTGAATACTGTAAGGTAAGTGGAGGATACGGTGATCTTATTTATCAAACAGATTACTGGATGGTATTTCTCGCTCCCAGCCAGAGATACCTTGGAACCTGTGTTGTTGCCCTCAAAAGACACTGCAAAAATTTATCAGAACTTGAAAACAATGAATGGGCAGATTTTGCAGCCATAGTGGGTAAATTAGAGGATGCACTGGACAAATCATTCACCCCTGACCTTTACAACTGGAGTTGTTTCAAAAATGCCACGTTTAGGGATGAAAACCCTAATCCCGAAGTTCATTGGCATTTCATACCCCGATATAGAAAGGAAGTCAAATTCATGGATACTGTATTTGAAGACCCTGATTTCGGACATATCCCACAACCCGTGGAAAAAAAGGTATCAAACAACATTATGAACGAGATTATGACAAAAATTAAAGAAAATTTAGAATAAATTACAATTTTAAACATTATAAACTCAATTTTAAATATAATAAACTAGTTAAATATGAATAAACTCAATTTAAACACAAATAAGATTATTTAAACACAAATAAGATTTATACATAGTCAAAGGATATGAAACATATGCTTAACACCAAAATCACAGGAATACTCAACGGAATGCGCCAAAAAAATTTGGACTCCATTATTGCATTAAAACCTGAGAATATAAGTTATGTAACTGATTTTAAACCTTCAAGCTTCTCAGTACTAATATTGAAGGATGAACCTATATTATTCACTTCTAAATTAGATATTGAAGATGCGTCTGAAGTTTCAAGCGTTCAAGTTGAGGCATTTATATCTATGGATGATATAAAGAAAAAATTAAGTGGAATTGTTGGAATAGAAAGTTCAATGACCGTTGGAACCCATAAAAAACTTTTAAATAATTTTAAAACTGAAATAACCGATGTTATAGAAATATCACGGATCATCAAATCAAAAGAAGAGGTTGAAAACATTAAAGCTGCACTTCAAATTGCTGAAAGCTCAATAATGGAAGTTGAATTTTCAGGAACTGAGAACGAAGTTGCTGCACAACTTGAGTACAATATGAGAGTTAGAGGATCCAGCAAACCCTCATTTGAAACCATAGTTGCCTCAGGTAAACGATCAAGCATTCCACATGCTCAGGTAACAACCAAACCCCTGGAAAGTCCTGTTGTAATTGACTGGGGTGCAGTTTACAACAACTATTCATCTGACACAACAAGAACCATTGTTGAAACAGAGAAGCAGGAAGAAATATTTCAAATAGTCTTAGAAGCTCAAGAACAAGCAATAAAATCAATTAAACCCGGTGTAAAAGCATCTTATGTTGATAAAGTTGCAAGAGACGTTATCACAGAATACGGGTACGGTGATTCATATATACATTCAACAGGCCACGGTTTAGGTATTGAAGTCCATGAAGAACCTTCATTATCTACTAAAAGTGAGGATATACTTAAAAATGGAATGGTTGTTACCGTAGAACCAGGAATATACCTTGAAGGTGAATTTGGAGTACGTACGGAAGACGTTGTTTTAATAGATAATGGTGCAAAAGTTTTAACCAAAATTAAGAAAAAATTAAGTTTTTAAACAGGTGCATATTACATTTTGGTTCTAAAAATTTAAATTAAATTTTATCAGAAATAGAAAGTCTTAAATCAAGCATATTAATATATTAAAAAATAGTAGAATATAATTAGGTGAAAAAATGGCAATTATACCTCCTGCATTGTCTCCGATATCAAGAAAACTTGACAACATGTTGCCGGACAGGTACCTTGTTTTGATACAGGAAAATCTGATAAGGTCAGGCATGTATGTTAAAGCATCAGACCTCATAACATTAGTACTCATATCAGGCATTGTTTTAGGTACAGTTGCACTGTTATTATTCATGCTGTTGGGAATTAACCCTATTTTAGGATTTTTAATCGGATTTTTCACACCTTTAGGAATTATCTTCGGTTGGATCTTCTTTTTAATGGAGAAAAGGGTTGATGCAATAGAACAAACTACCCCTGATTTTTTAAGACAAATCGCATCACTTTTAAGGGCAGGAGTCGGTATTGAAACAGCCATGGAAGATATTTCAAAACATGGCAGCGGCCCTCTAAACGACGAATTGAAAAGGGCAGTAATAGAAATAAAAATAGGCAGCAGTTTCGAAGAAGCCCTTATATCCATGGGAGAACGTTTAAAATCCAAAAACCTGGATCGAACATTCAGAATGATACTTGAAGGTAAAAGAGTTGGAGGAAGCTTATCTGATGTTATAGAAACTGTAGCAGAAGATTTAAGGGCCGTTCTGGCTTTAAAACGTGAAAGAAAAGCCAATGTAATGATGTCTGTGATGTTTCTACTTATAGCTGCAATAATTGCAGCTCCATTTGCGTTGGGAATGATAATGACCTACTCCGCATTCATAGAGGCGCTTGGTAAAACAAACCCCCTTCTTGACGCTTCTGTCACAGCTGCAAGTGGTTACATTATTATTCATTCAACGATAGCAAGTATCTTAATTGGAATCGTGCTTTACGGAAGCGCTAAAAAGGG
Proteins encoded:
- a CDS encoding M24 family metallopeptidase, which produces MLNTKITGILNGMRQKNLDSIIALKPENISYVTDFKPSSFSVLILKDEPILFTSKLDIEDASEVSSVQVEAFISMDDIKKKLSGIVGIESSMTVGTHKKLLNNFKTEITDVIEISRIIKSKEEVENIKAALQIAESSIMEVEFSGTENEVAAQLEYNMRVRGSSKPSFETIVASGKRSSIPHAQVTTKPLESPVVIDWGAVYNNYSSDTTRTIVETEKQEEIFQIVLEAQEQAIKSIKPGVKASYVDKVARDVITEYGYGDSYIHSTGHGLGIEVHEEPSLSTKSEDILKNGMVVTVEPGIYLEGEFGVRTEDVVLIDNGAKVLTKIKKKLSF
- a CDS encoding HIT family protein, which encodes MTIKCEYCKVSGGYGDLIYQTDYWMVFLAPSQRYLGTCVVALKRHCKNLSELENNEWADFAAIVGKLEDALDKSFTPDLYNWSCFKNATFRDENPNPEVHWHFIPRYRKEVKFMDTVFEDPDFGHIPQPVEKKVSNNIMNEIMTKIKENLE
- a CDS encoding type II secretion system F family protein codes for the protein MAIIPPALSPISRKLDNMLPDRYLVLIQENLIRSGMYVKASDLITLVLISGIVLGTVALLLFMLLGINPILGFLIGFFTPLGIIFGWIFFLMEKRVDAIEQTTPDFLRQIASLLRAGVGIETAMEDISKHGSGPLNDELKRAVIEIKIGSSFEEALISMGERLKSKNLDRTFRMILEGKRVGGSLSDVIETVAEDLRAVLALKRERKANVMMSVMFLLIAAIIAAPFALGMIMTYSAFIEALGKTNPLLDASVTAASGYIIIHSTIASILIGIVLYGSAKKGVKFVPPLVIVSYGIFYVIKVLGPSLLGFT